In one Terriglobales bacterium genomic region, the following are encoded:
- a CDS encoding DinB family protein, which produces MPETVQQYIARILSHSDGKDALKLQQQAPKKVAALLRGKDRKRLAKRPAPGKWSVAEIVAHLADAEVAIGWRMRQILASPGVAVQAFDQDAWANTFQYGKRDPRQSLAAYTAQREANIVLLKSVPRSAWENYGMHAERGQESIAHMIKLTAGHDLNHIKQIEGILKNSR; this is translated from the coding sequence ACAGCAGTACATTGCGCGCATCCTGAGCCATTCCGACGGCAAGGACGCGCTGAAGCTCCAGCAACAGGCGCCGAAGAAGGTGGCCGCGCTGCTGCGCGGCAAGGACCGCAAGCGTTTGGCGAAGCGGCCGGCGCCGGGGAAGTGGTCGGTGGCGGAGATCGTGGCGCACCTGGCGGACGCCGAAGTCGCCATCGGCTGGCGCATGCGGCAGATCCTCGCCAGCCCCGGCGTCGCCGTGCAGGCCTTCGACCAGGACGCCTGGGCGAACACCTTCCAATACGGCAAGCGCGACCCGAGGCAGTCGCTGGCCGCTTACACCGCGCAGCGCGAGGCGAACATCGTGCTGCTGAAGTCGGTGCCGCGCAGCGCGTGGGAGAACTACGGCATGCACGCCGAGCGCGGCCAGGAGTCGATCGCGCACATGATCAAGCTCACCGCGGGCCACGATCTGAATCACATCAAGCAGATCGAGGGAATCTTGAAGAACAGTCGTTAG